A single genomic interval of Anopheles marshallii chromosome 2, idAnoMarsDA_429_01, whole genome shotgun sequence harbors:
- the LOC128708774 gene encoding RNA transcription, translation and transport factor protein-like translates to MFERYLSALQYPRVGQLNIDDPKDFRSFVLWLEDQKIRFLPIDGREPLRKINSPDEWNRAYEQYKKDIRLPHHLKTKQEEITWLLLYAIRLEYTDNADQYRSTTGAKKMDEQAKRSSVPEVLSTNPFDSLDFTSADFEDGSWKLAERLGIAYHPDHLLSLQAAAKLIGSAYNKEALKERVITGQPYPIEQGSGMGLETDQELEQCARILRLLQIQNIRKLQTTINETIVSVQNVTADPRTDTSLGKVGMK, encoded by the exons ATGTTTGAGCGTTATCTTTCTGCACTTCAATACCCTCGTGTAGGGCAGCTAAACATCGATG ATCCGAAGGATTTTCGAAGTTTCGTACTGTGGCTGGAGGATCAGAAGATTCGCTTTCTGCCCATTGACGGTCGGGAACCGTTGAGGAAAATCAACTCGCCCGACGAATGGAACCGGGCGTACGAACAGTACAAGAAAGACATACGACTGCCACACCATCTGAAAACGAAGCAGGAGGAAATAACGTGGTTACTGCTGTATGCGATCCGGCTCGAGTACACTGATAATGCGGACCAGTACCGTTCCACGACGGGGGCTAAGAAAATGGACGAACAAGCGAAGAGATCAAGCGTCCCGGAAGTGCTATCCACTAACCCGTTCGATAGCCTAGACTTTACCAGCGCTGACTTTGAGGATGGATCGTGGAAGCTGGCCGAACGGTTGGGAATCGCTTACCATCCGGATCACCTGCTGTCTCTGCAAGCGGCCGCAAAACTTATCGGCAGTGCGTACAACAAAGAAGCCCTCAAGGAACGTGTCATCACCGGGCAACCGTACCCGATCGAGCAGGGCAGCGGAATGGGACTCGAAACGGACCAGGAGTTGGAACAGTGCGCAAGGATATTGCGCCTGCTGCAAATCCAGAACATCCGTAAACTACAAACGACCATTAACGAAACGATTGTGTCGGTGCAGAATGTAACGGCGGATCCACGAACGGACACCAGCTTGGGGAAGGTGGGAATGAAGTAA
- the LOC128708765 gene encoding uncharacterized protein LOC128708765 encodes MTDSVISNRHKDCMPCRLVSGFGVIGMGVYIALQGQKRPNKLGRYSMFGIATAAGSIGIARLLDVYPFGDRSHK; translated from the exons ATGACTGATTCCGTGATTTCCAATCGGCACAAGGACTGTATGCCCTGCCGACTGGTCAGCGGGTTCGGAGTGATCGGTATGGGAGTGTATATAGCGCTGCAAGGACAGAAACGACCGAACAAGCTAGGCCGGTACAGCATGTTTGGAATCGCGACCG cCGCTGGAAGTATAGGCATTGCACGCTTGCTAGACGTTTACCCTTTTGGCGACAGATCGCACAAGTAG